A single region of the Chelmon rostratus isolate fCheRos1 chromosome 5, fCheRos1.pri, whole genome shotgun sequence genome encodes:
- the LOC121606273 gene encoding histone-lysine N-methyltransferase 2D-like, producing MDDLDALLADLESTTSHISKRPVFLSDETPYSIPTGGHSYQDVSVPPPVPPPPSAEALNGTLIDQPDSHHSSQQSLGSAQKSSWSRDSSSSPLSHIEEDHVYSFPNKQKSSDSSAAAMTSALGSNLSELDRLLLELNAVQQSSPSFPTTEEAAPPLPSCSITHYENGGGPDIMVSPPPQEKPKRNGTRPDEARPTVESLLDELEGSVPSPSPPARHSDLDTPSQQQARISASCATRELDELMASLSDFKPSSLGSLLDPAGPSSSCPDPPVSSSITPVASPFLSLSHPSACASPLFSLPAALELHIDEDGGDGGVSTPRPNRLPPHSPISSLSAASDPDLDSVIDVSATMLSSQTKTLLVLSQSASSNSNLMAHSPSPSNSTTTPSLTSVNTVLDHKSSKSPSPSVERVSPSHALSKFSCAPESKGSASFHDLDFSFSTPPPSKNLTPPVSAPKTPSPLPVCLSVSPPSAHASSKASTPSPLMVPSPPAFSNSSRQPVESPPLAQRASPLAVRQPPVEEPSLDEALDKLLAMSFAQNHTAAHVEDPQLKVEAQCLGRGMQEVHEELILPLDRNSMQPDTYASATNTITDDSVDGGTDGNGDLDWADEELSMSFHDGLDGTMTPYTERPYTDGSMTPLTEASWMDESMTPSSCPGTPDVSLDLPLLQTPSIDRVSASGHIKSVIRRTKETPNVHPMFRDGHLRRKMGPIIVNKNSSQDRLIEELQGKFGIGRSERRRKQSDDWLTEGVIVTSKPQRFRLDGAGSEVDKIIIPPESPVPVRKVLPPLSPPAPRHPPIVEEPKRLLPVQQPPIPIPPPPPPPPPSPPPQPPHIKEPAPAAPRHIIKASPAPAPIQELPAPKPEPPPPVLKTPTRPPPVEPVTPVTPKVLVSVGCQTEYDPIFPPMQIMAQGKGGVPGGPPTQVNKLDNMLGSLQSDLNKLGVQTVAKGVCGACCKPIVGQVVTAMGRTWHPEHFVCTHCQEEIGSRNFFEREGQPYCEKDYHNLFSPRCYYCNGPILDKVVTALDRTWHPEHFFCAQCGSFFGPEGFHEKDGKAYCRKDYFDMFAPKCGGCARAILENYISALSSLWHPECFVCRECFTPFVNGSFFEHDGQPYCEVHYHERRGSLCSGCQKPITGRCITAMSKKFHPEHFVCAFCLKQLNKGTFKEQNDKPYCHGCFVKLFS from the exons ATGGACGACTTAG ACGCGTTGCTGGCGGACCTGGAATCTACTACGTCCCACATCTCAAAGCGACCTGTGTTCTTGTCTGACGAGACCCCCTACTCCATCCCCACTGGAGGACACTCCTACCAGGATGTGTCAGTTCCGCCTCCagtccctcctccaccctcgGCCGAGGCTCTGAACGGGACCCTGATAGATCAGCCGGACTCCCACCACTCCTCTCAGCAG TCGTTGGGTTCGGCCCAGAAGAGCTCATGGTCcagggacagcagcagctctccgCTGTCTCACATTGAAGAAGACCACGTCTACAG tTTTCCGAACAAACAGAAGTCATCGGACTCGTCAGCAGCAGCCATGACCTCTGCTCTGGGCAGTAACCTGTCGGAGCTcgacaggctgctgctggagctcaaCGCAGTGCAGCAGAGCTCCCCTTCATTCCCCACGACAG AGGAGGCGGCCCCACCCTTACCGTCCTGCAGCATCACCCACTACGAGAACGGCGGCGGCCCCGACATCATGGTGAGCCCTCCCCCTCAGGAGAAACCCAAAAGGAACGGGACGAGGCCGGACGAGGCCCGACCCACTGTGGAGAGTCTGCTGGACGAGCTGGAGGGCTCGGTGCCTTCACCCAG cccCCCGGCTCGCCACAGCGATTTGGACACACCCTCCCAGCAGCAGGCCAGGATTTCGGCTTCCTGTGCCACGAGGGAGCTCGACGAGCTGATGGCCTCTTTGTCTGACTTCAAG CCCAGCTCTTTGGGCTCTCTGCTGGACCCAGCAGGACCGTCTTCCAGCTGTCCTGATCCTCCAGTCTCTTCCTCCATCACCCCAGTGGCTTCTCCTTTCCTTAGTCTGTCCCACCCGTCCGCCTGcgcctctcctctcttctctttgccTGCTGCTCTAGAGCTGCACATAGATGAGGATGGGGGAGACGGCGGCGTGTCGACGCCCCGCCCAAACCGTCTCCCTCCCCACAGTCCTATATCCTCACTCTCTGCAGCCAGTGACCCAGACCTGGACTCTGTCATAGATGTCTCTGCCACCATGCTGTCATCCCAAACCAAGACCCTGCTAGTCCTCTCTCAGTCCGCTTCCTCTAACTCCAACCTGATGGCACATAGTCCAAGTCCTTCCAATAGCACCACCACCCCCTCACTTACCTCTGTTAACACCGTCCTGGACCACAAGTCCTCCAAGTCCCCTAGTCCATCTGTTGAACGGGTCTCACCCTCACATGCACTCAGTAAATTCTCTTGTGCTCCAGAGAGTAAGGGGTCTGCTTCTTTTCATGACCTCGATTTCAGTTTCTCTACTCCACCTCCTTCAAAGAACCTCACCCCTCCTGTCTCAGCTCCAAAgactccctcccccctccccgtTTGTCTCTCTGTATCTCCTCCTTCTGCACATGCTTCTTCAAAAGCATCTACACCCTCTCCACTGATGGTGCCCTCTCCACCGGCCTTCAGTAACTCCAGCAGACAGCCGGTGGAGTCGCCCCCCCTGGCCCAGAGAGCCAGTCCCCTCGCTGTGCGGCAGCCCCCCGTGGAAGAGCCTTCCCTGGACGAGGCGCTGGACAAGCTGTTAGCTATGAGTTTTGCACAGAATCACACGGCAGCACACGTGGAGGACCCAcagctgaaggtggaggctCAGTGTCTCGGCAGAGGGATGCAGGAGGTGCACGAGGAGCTCATCCTACCCCTGGACAGAAACAGCATGCAGCCTGACACCTACGCCAGCGCCACCAACACCATCACGGACGACTCGGTGGACGGAGGCACTGATGGGAACGGAGATCTGGACTGGGCCGACGAGGAGCTGTCCATGTCCTTCCACGACGGACTGGACGGCACCATGACGCCGTACACCGAGAGGCCGTACACAGACGGCAGCATGACCCCGCTGACAGAGGCCAGCTGGATGGACGAGTCCATGACCCCGTCCTCGTGCCCCGGGACCCCTGATGTCTCCCTGGACCTGCCCCTGCTGCAGACCCCCAGTATAGACAGAGTCTCCGCATCGGGACAC ATAAAGTCAGTGATCCGGCGCACTAAGGAGACCCCCAACGTGCACCCCATGTTCCGAGACGGGCACCTGCGCAGGAAGATGGGACCCATCATTGTAAACAAGAACAGCTCTCAGGACCGCCTCATAGAGGAGCTTCAGGGGAAGTTCGGGATCGGTCGCTCAGAGCGGCGCCGTAAACAGAGCGATGATTGGCTCACAGAGGGCGTCATCGTCACGTCCAAACCACAGCGTTTCCGTCTCGATGGAGCCGGCAGCGAGGTCGACAAG ATCATAATTCCTCCAGAGTCGCCCGTCCCCGTGAGGAAGGtgctcccccctctctctccccctgccccCCGCCACCCTCCTATTGTAGAAGAACCAAAGCGCCTGCTCCCAGTCCAGCAGCCCCCCATCCCTatcccaccacctcctcctcctccacctccctctcctcccccacagCCTCCTCACATCAAGGAACCAGCTCCTGCTGCACCTCGGCACATTATAAAAGCCTCACCTGCACCAGCCCCTATTCAAGAACTTCCTGCCCCCAAACCAGAGccccctcctcctgttcttAAAACCCCCACCCGGCCTCCACCAGTGGAGCCAGTGACACCAGTTACTCCCAAAGTCCTGGTGTCAGTAGGCTGCCAAACAGAGTACGATCCAATCTTCCCTCCGATGCAG ATTATGGCTCAAGGGAAGGGGGGTGTCCCCGGCGGGCCTCCGACGCAGGTCAACAAGCTGGACAACATGCTCGGTAGTCTGCAGTCAGACCTCAACAAACTGGGTGTGCAGACGGTGGCTAAAGGCGTCTGTGGCGCCTGCTGTAAGCCGATCGTGGGACAG GTGGTGACGGCCATGGGTCGAACATGGCACCCTGAACACTTTGTGTGCACGCACTGTCAAGAGGAGATCGGCTCCAGGAACTTCTTCGAGCGCGAAGGGCAGCCGTACTGTGAGAAGGATTACCACAACCTGTTCTCCCCTCGCTGCTACTACTGCAACGGGCCCATACTGGAT AAAGTGGTGACGGCGCTGGACAGGACGTGGCATCCCGAACACTTCTTCTGCGCTCAGTGTGGATCCTTCTTCGGCCCAGAGG GGTTTCATGAAAAGGATGGAAAGGCCTACTGCAGGAAGGATTACTTTGACATGTTTGCACCAAAATGTGGCGGCTGTGCCAGAGCCATTCTGGAGAACTACATCTCAGCGCTGAGCAGCCTTTGGCATCCGGAGTGTTTTGTCTGCAGG GAGTGCTTCACCCCGTTTGTGAACGGAAGCTTCTTTGAGCACGACGGCCAGCCTTACTGTGAAGTGCACTACCACGAGCGGCGCGGCTCCCTCTGCTCCGGCTGCCAGAAGCCCATCACGGGCCGCTGCATCACCGCCATGTCCAAGAAGTTCCACCCGGAGCACTTTGTCTGCGCCTTCTGCCTGAAGCAGCTCAACAAAGGCACCTTTAAAGAACAGAACGACAAACCTTACTGCCACGGCTGCTTCGTCAAGCTGTTCAGTTAG
- the ctu1 gene encoding cytoplasmic tRNA 2-thiolation protein 1, whose protein sequence is MPVLCSSCADKRAMLKRPKTGHSLCKECFFWAFEEEVHQTIVAAKLFKHGETVGIAASGGKDSTVLAHVMKLLNERYNYGLELMLLSVDEGITGYRDDSLETVKRNQQQYELPLKIVSYEELYGWTMDAIVKQVGLKNNCTFCGVFRRQALDRGAIMLKVDKICTGHNADDVAETVLMNVLRGDIARLRRCTAISTASEGDGVVPRCKPLKYAYEKEIVLYAYFKKLDYFSTECIYSPNAYRGYARTFLKDLESVRPSSIIDIIHSGENLSVREGVKMPVQGTCTRCGYISSQALCKSCVLLEGLNRGLPKLGIGKHHRLHDKILSQQPLTEKEERKLKSVDF, encoded by the exons ATGCCTGTCCTGTGCAGTAGCTGTGCTGACAAGCGAGCTATGCTGAAGCGTCCGAAAACAGGCCACTCGCTGTGTAAGGAGTGCTTCTTCTGGGCCTTTGAGGAGGAGGTGCATCAGACCATCGTGGCAGCTAAGCTGTTCAAACATGGGGAGACAGTAGGAATCGCCGCCTCAGGTGGAAAGGACTCCACGGTGCTCGCACATGTAATGAAGCTCCTAAATGAGCGATACAACTATGGCCTTGAACTCATGCTCCTCTCAGTGGATGAAGGAATCACGGGTTACCGAGATGACTCCCTGGAGACCGTGAAGAGGAATCAGCAACAGTATGAGCTGCCGCTGAAGATTGTGTCGTATGAGGAGCTGTATGGCTGGACTATGGATGCTATAGTGAAGCAGGTGGGACTGAAAAATAACTGCACATTCTGTGGAGTGTTCAGACGGCAGGCGCTAGACAGAGGAGCCATCATGCTGAAAGTGGACAAGATCTGTACAG gtCACAATGCCGATGACGTGGCGGAGACAGTTTTGATGAACGTTTTGCGAGGGGACATAGCTCGACTGCGCCGCTGCACTGCCATCTCCACAGCCAGTGAAGGCGATGGGGTCGTGCCGCGCTGCAAGCCCCTTAAATATGCATATGAGAAAGAGATTGTTCTGTACGCTTACTTTAAGAAGCTGGACTACTTTTCCACTGAATGTATCTACTCGCCTAATGCTTATCGTGGCTATGCGAGGACCTTCCTGAAGGACCTGGAGAGTGTAAGGCCTAGCTCCATAATTGATATCATCCACTCAGGGGAGAACCTGTCTGTGCGAGAGGGTGTGAAGATGCCTGTGCAGGGGACCTGCACCCGCTGTGGCTACATCTCCAGCCAGGCGCTGTGCAAGTCATGTGTGCTGCTGGAGGGGCTGAACCGAGGTCTGCCGAAGCTGGGCATAGGCAAACACCACCGCCTGCACGACAAAATCCTGTCCCAGCAGCCGCTCactgagaaggaggagagaaagctgAAATCAGTAGACTTTTGA
- the LOC121606933 gene encoding transmembrane protein 150A-like translates to MTAWIVLPVSLSAFSITGIWIVYAMAVMNHHVCPVENWSYNVTCTEELPRPGFPKTCCTIQDIPLISKCGSYPPESCLFSLIGNVGAFMVVMVCLLRYAQVIEHSHRCWVNTSALVSGCTNAVGLVMVGNFQVDHAKSLHYVGAGVAFPAGLLFVCLQCVLTYRVAVTALDYWMAHFRVALALGAMVSLVLSGIFFIHESFILQHAAAICEWVFTVDILVFYGTFTYEFGTVTSETMMAGLQQSHHHGSGVIMGPRARGSALGGATKGLKSPGGSSTSTHLNCTPESIAML, encoded by the exons ATGACTGCCTGGATCGTcctgcctgtcagcctgtctgcctTCTCCATCACAGGAATATGGATCGT ATACGCCATGGCTGTGATGAATCACCATGTTTGTCCTGTGGAGAACTG GTCTTATAATGTAACATGCACAGAGGAGCTGCCCCGTCCAGGCTTCCCAAAGACATGCTGCACCATCCAGGACATTCCCCTCATCAG CAAATGTGGCTCCTACCCTCCTGAAAGCTGTCTGTTCAGCCTGATCGGCAACGTTGGAGCCTTCATGG TGGTGATGGTGTGCCTTCTGCGCTACGCCCAGGTGATCGAGCACAGCCACAGGTGTTGGGTGAACACCAGCGCTCTGGTGTCCGGCTGCACCAACGCCGTGGGTCTGGTCATGGTGGGAAACTTCCAG GTCGATCACGCCAAATCTCTGCACTACGTGGGCGCCGGCGTGGCGTTTCCGGCggggctgctgtttgtgtgcctgCAGTGCGTCCTCACCTACCGGGTGGCCGTCACCGCCCTCGACTACTGGATGGCCCATTTCAGAGTGGCTCTGGCACTGGGAGCCATGGTGTCCCTCGTCCTCA gtGGCATCTTCTTCATCCACGAGAGCTTCATCCTGCAGCACGCCGCGGCCATCTGCGAGTGGGTCTTCACGGTGGACATCCTGGTCTTCTACGGCACCTTCACTTACGAGTTCGGCACCGTCACCAGCGAGACCATGATGGCGGGCCTGCAGCAGAGTCACCACCACGGCTCGGGGGTCATCATGGGCCCCAGGGCCCGGGGCTCCGCGCTGGGGGGGGCGACCAAGGGCCTCAAGTCGCCCGGAGGCAGCAGCACGTCCACACATCTCAACTGTACCCCGGAGAGCATAGCCATGTTGTAG
- the crybb2 gene encoding beta-crystallin B2 produces the protein MATDHQNPASKQQQPGASAFKLVIYEQENFQGRCHELTGPCNNLQEAGVEKVGSILVLCGPWVGYEQPNCKGEQYVFEKGEYPRWDSWTNSRRSDTIVAFRPIKVDSQEHKIVLYENPSFAGKKIEIIDDDVPSFHAHGYQEKVSSVRVQSGTWVGYQYPGYRGYQYLFEKGEYKDSAEFGAQIPQIQSVRRIRDMQWHQRGAFHPVN, from the exons ATGGCCACAGACCACCAGAACCCTGCatccaagcagcagcagccaggtgCCAGTGCGTTTAAG CTGGTCATCTATGAGCAGGAGAACTTCCAGGGGCGCTGCCATGAGCTGACTGGTCCCTGTAACAACCTCCAGGAAGCAGGCGTGGAGAAAGTGGGCTCCATACTGGTGCTGTGTGGACC ATGGGTGGGATACGAGCAGCCCAACTGTAAGGGGGAGCAGTATGTGTTTGAGAAGGGGGAGTATCCTCGCTGGGATTCCTGGACCAACAGCAGGCGTAGTGACACCATTGTTGCATTCCGCCCGATTAAAGTG GACAGCCAGGAGCACAAGATTGTCCTTTACGAAAACCCCAGCTTTGCAGGGAAGAAGATAGAAATCATAGATGATGATGTCCCCAGCTTTCACGCACACGGCTACCAGGAGAAGGTCTCCTCTGTCCGGGTCCAGAGTGGCAC CTGGGTGGGCTATCAGTATCCAGGATACAGAGGCTATCAGTACCTGTTTGAAAAGGGGGAGTATAAGGACAGCGCTGAGTTCGGGGCCCAGATTCCTCAGATCCAGTCGGTTCGGCGCATCAGAGACATGCAGTGGCATCAGAGGGGTGCTTTTCACCCCGTCAACTAA
- the LOC121606434 gene encoding beta-crystallin B3-like, translated as MSEQQSAPEQLAAGKSQGGAGATYKVVLFEFENFQGCKAEFSAECKDVTEKGLEKVGSVIVESGPWAGYDRHGFTGEQFILEKGEYPRWDTWTNSQNSYSLLSLRPLKVDSADHKLHLYENPGFTGRKMEIVDDDVPSLWGHGFQDRVASVKALNGTWVGYMYPGYRGRQFIFERGDFKHWNDWEAPAPQIQSVRRVRDMQWHKRGCFIVPDPAPAPGPEPDPAPAPPAPPATAGAS; from the exons ATGTCGGAGCAGCAGAGTGCCCCGGAGCAGCTGGCTGCTGGGAAGAGCCAGGGTGGAGCTGGAGCCACATATAAG GTGGTGCTGTTTGAGTTCGAGAACTTCCAGGGCTGCAAGGCGGAGTTTTCTGCAGAGTGTAAAGATGTGACGGAGAAGGGGCTGGAGAAGGTTGGATCTGTGATAGTCGAGTCAGGACC CTGGGCGGGTTATGATCGGCACGGGTTCACAGGGGAGCAGTTCATCCTGGAGAAGGGCGAGTATCCCCGCTGGGACACCTGGACCAACAGTCAGAACAGCTACTCCCTCTTGTCTCTAAGGCCCCTCAAAGTG gACAGTGCCGATCACAAGCTACACCTGTACGAGAACCCTGGATTTACTGGTAGAAAGATGGAGATTGTGGATGATGACGTGCCCAGTTTGTGGGGCCACGGTTTTCAGGATCGTGTAGCAAGTGTCAAGGCTCTAAACGGAAC gTGGGTGGGCTACATGTACCCCGGCTACAGGGGGCGCCAGTTTATCTTTGAGCGAGGAGATTTCAAGCACTGGAACGACTGGGAGGCCCCCGCTCCTCAGATCCAGTCTGTCCGACGTGTGCGAGACATGCAATGGCACAAGAGGGGCTGTTTCATCGTTCCCGACCCGGCTCCGGCTCCCGGCCCCGAGCCCGACCCCGCCCCCGCACCTCCTGCCCCGCCTGCCACAGCTGGAGCCAGCTGA
- the rnf181 gene encoding E3 ubiquitin-protein ligase RNF181, giving the protein MASYFEEHDCEPTNPEEQYRQNALLELARSLMQGLDLLDSGGFDLSDWDQRLPPPAAKTAVQTLTVVVISPEQADKGLKCPVCLLEFEEQETVREMPCKHLFHSGCILPWLGKTNSCPLCRLELPTDNPEYEEFKKDKERRKQREHRLEDLHGAMYT; this is encoded by the exons ATGGCTTCCTACTTTGAAGAGCACGACTGTGAGCCCACCAACCCTGAGGAGCAGTACCGGCAGAACGCGCTGCTTGAACTGGCCAG GTCTTTGATGCAGGGTTTGGACTTGCTTGACTCAGGGGGGTTCGACCTGTCAGACTGGGACCAGCGTCTCCCTCCTCCGGCTGCGAAAACTGCTGTCCAGACCCTCACTGTGGTCGTCATTTCTCCAGAGCAAGCAG ACAAAGGCCTCAAGTGTCCCGTCTGTTTGCTGGAGTTCGAGGAACAAGAGACGGTTCGAGAGATGCCCTGCAAACACCTTTTCCACTCAGGATGTATTCTGCCCTGGTTGGGAAAG ACGAACTCCTGTCCGCTCTGCAGACTTGAATTACCAACTGACAATCCGGAGTATGAGGAGTTTAAGAAGGACAAG gagagaagaaaacagagggagCACCGGCTGGAAGACCTACATGGAGCCATGTACACATGA